One Maribacter sp. HTCC2170 genomic window, GATCCATAAGAATACTACCTGTACCCTCTAAAAACAAACCTTCTTCCTCCGCCGAAGTATAATCTACAACATCTTTGATGATAAACCCTTCGTCTTCCAATATTTCAAGAATATCCTCACGCCTTTCATTTCTTCTGTTCTCAGCGAACATAGGGTAAATACCAACCGTACCGCTAGCGTGAAAAGAAATCCAATTATTAGGGAAAATAGAATCGGGAGTATCTGGCACTTGGGTATCATCAATTACAATTACATTAACACCTTTGCTTCGTAATGCGTCAACAAACGCATCAAACTCCTCTTGTGCCTTTTCATTGACAGATTTTGCTTTCAAATCTATCTCCTCCATAAAATAATTGTTCACTGCAGTCTGTTCGTTCATACGAAAGTTCACAGGGCGAATCATTAATATTGTATTTGTAATCTGCATAGGTTTTCTGAAATTTTGGGCAAATGTAATTTTTTGCTTTAGATTTTTGACAAAAATGCGTCAAAAGTCAAATTAGCCGGCATAAATGGGTCTTACTCACGAATCAGAGGCATCGTACTACAACGTAAAAGACCTCCTTGCTTAGAAATCTCAGAATATGGAATTTCCTCTACAACAAAACCTTGTTCCCTGAGCCAAGTGTTCAAACGCGTAAAATTGCGCTCAGAAACTACGACATTTGGTGCTATCGAAAACACATTACTGCACATCTGATACATTTCATCAGCGGTGATTTCAAACACATTCTCTTGACCAAAATAATTCAACAACCACTCGTATTCTTCCTCGACCAAAAATCCATTCTTATGCATAATGGCCTTATTTGTTCCAATTGGCTGAAAACAACAGTCTAAATGCAAGGCATTTTCTTTTGCGTTGGTGATTGATTTTCTCAATTCAAATGACTTAACAATCTTTTTCGGAAACATTTTTTTGATATACTCAACTCCCTGCCAATTAGTTCTTGCGGTAATATAATCTGGATAATCCTTACCAGTATAGGTTCCAATAAAAATATGGTCATTCCATGGCATCACGTCTCCACCTTCTATATGCACTTCGTCAGGTGGATATAAAATCTTCTCGGGATCAATTCTGTCCAACACATGAAGTATTGCCTCAAACTCTTCCTCCCGATCTGGCAGTATATTCGCTTTGATCAATTTATCATCTATTACAAAAGCAATATCCCTAGAAAATATCTGATTACAATCGCTCAATACTTCTGGTCTAAAAACATCAACACCATGCTTTTCAAACACCTCAGCAAATGCCTCCATTTCATTAATCATATCTTCCTCTGCAGGATATGTACCAGCCAATATATGCTCCAATGATTTAGGATCGTAAGCCTCTTCAGGTAAAGGCATACCACCACTTTCTTTTGCAGTGCCTAGCACAACAGCTTTCAACTTTGATGTTTCGTCATTTATATTTAGATGCAGCATATACTTTTTGCGCAAATATATGAATTCAGTTTTGTAGATAATAAAAAACCACCTTTTTCTAAAATTGAAAAAAGTGGTTGATTACTGTTTAGTTATTTGAACTTGTTACCTTTTGTTCAAAGGAACAAAAGGTCTTGTAGTTTCGCCAATGAATACTTGTCTTGGGCGACCAATCGGCTCATTTCTCAAGCGCATTTCCCTCCAGTGAGCCATCCATCCTGGTAATCGACCCATAGCGAACATCACTGTAAACATTTCTACTGGTATACCCAATGCGCGATAAATAATTCCAGAATAAAAATCTACGTTGGGATATAGTTTTCTTTCAACAAAATATGGATCTTCCAAAGCTACTTTTTCCAATCCTTTGGCTACTTCCAAAATTGGATCATCAACTCCTAAATCTTCCAATACTTCATCAGCAGCTTTCTTGATTATTCTTGCTCTTGGATCAAAATTCTTGTAAACCCTATGCCCAAAGCCCATTAATCTAAAAGGATCGCTCTTGTCCTTTGCCTTCGCCATATACTTTTCCGTGTCACCACCATCTTCAGCAATAGCTTCCAACATTTCTAAAACAGCCTGATTGGCTCCACCATGTAACGGGCCCCAAAGCGCTGAGATACCAGCTGATAATGAAACAAACAATCCTGCATGGGAAGAACCTGTAATACGCACTGTCGAAGTAGAACAATTTTGTTCATGATCAGCGTGCAATATCAATAACTTGTCAAGAGCATCAATTACAATTTTGTTTTTTTCATATTCCTTGTTCGGCTTTTTGAACATCATTTTATGTAGGTTCTCTACATAACCTAAACTATCATCGCCATAATCCAAAGGCAAACCTTTTTTCTTACGCATGGTCCAAGCCACCAATACAGGGAATTTACCCAATATCCTCACCATAGCATGGTACATTTCTTTTTCAGATGAAACATTTACAGAAGTTGGATTAAAGGCAATTAAAGCACTGGTCAATGAAGACAACACTCCCATTGGGTGTGCAGACTTAGGAAAACCATCTAAAATTTTCTTCATTTCTTCATCTACATGGGATTCAGCCTTAATATCATTATGAAAAGAAGTCAATTGTTCTTTATTGGGTAGTTCTCCAAAAATCAGCAAATAAACAACTTCTAAAAAATCAGCCTTTTCAGCCAATTCTTCTATTGAATATCCACGGTACCTCAACATTCCTTTTTCACCATCTAAAAATGTAATGGCACTTTCGCAAGAGCCTGTATTTTTATACCCAGGATCTATAGTAATCATACCCGTGGTAGACCTCAATGTTTTTATATCAATGGCCAGTTCATCTTCTGAACCTTTTATTACAGGAAATTCATATTTTTTACCGTTATACTCTAGAGTTGCTTTATCTGACATTTGTATATTTTACTTGGATTATGGTGAAAGACAAATTTAAGAAAAACCCATCATTTTAACAATTTTGCTGTAGTAATGACAAGTCATTTATAATCAATCTATTTTGCTTAAGAACTGAAGGAATACAACTGCTTATAATATGCATCAACAGACTTCTTCCAAGTAAAACGCATTTTCTTCGCATTCCCCTGGATTTTTTTCCATTTGGGCTTATCATTTTTATAAATATCTAAGATCAGGTCAAATGAGGTTGTCATGTTTTTGATCTTCTCCTCATAAGTTGCCCCATCAAAACTGAATCCAGTTTTCATATGTTCCACTGTATCTTTTAAACCTCCTGTATGGTGCACCAAACATGGTACTCCATTACGCATTGCCAACATTTGACTTATTCCACAGGGCTCAAAAAGGCTTGGCATAAAATAAAGATCTGATTCAAGGTACATTGAATCAATCAAACTTTCTGATTGACCATTAGTAAAAATGAAGTTTTTATTCTCATAACTGATCTTCCTAAATAAATCTTCATATTCCGGGGCACCAGTACCTAAGAGCATAAAAATACCGTTTACCTTATCCAGCTTCTTTAGAATTTCAACAAATGCATCGGGCGAACGTTTAATAAAATAGAATTTCTGCTCCGTTAGACGCGCCACGCTTGATGCAATAAAACTGGGTCTGCCCTCTATTATGTACTTAATTATTTTTTCTCCTGTGTGGGCCAAAAAATCTGATTTGTACTTTTTAGTCTCATCTTGTAACCATTGAAACAATGCTAATACCGTATTACGATAAATCATCCCCGTGGATTCCTCATTAATATTTGAATAATTACTTCCGTTCAAAATACCAAACAACCTTCCTTCATTGGCTGCTTTTTGCAAGTCCTTTTCGAGACCCTCCCCACCAATGAATTCAGGCGGTTCACTGGGCAGGAGTACATCCTCCATATAAGAAGGTGAAACTGTGTGAACAGCATCGGCGTACCGTATACCTACGGCCATTAAATTAATACAGTCTTGATATCGATAATCCATCAACCCTTTGGAATCAAAGGGAATATCAGGAAACCAATTCCGTACAGAGGCATAATTGTTTTCTAAAGGTCTTATCCCCTGAATTGCAAGATTATGTATGCTATATACAAACCTCATCTTCCTTAGGGATTTATACTTAGGATGAAAAGTTTTCAAGAACAATAATAAGCTAGAATGCCAATCGTGCATATGCACAATATCAAGCTTACCAAACTCACCATGTTTAATTGCCTCGGCTACCGCTGTACAGAATATGACATACTTCACAAAATCAGTAAAAAATGGCTCAACCGGATTATCGTGGTAAATCTTTGCTATTTCACCTCCCTCAATTTCAGGATGATGAATCACATAATGATGAACGTTTTTGAATTCTTTTTTGGGAATAACCTCATACAGTTCTGCCGTATAGGTAGTACCTCTTAATCCAAAATTCAATTTGGCCTTGAGTATACCTCCTTTATGTAGTCTTGAATATGCAGGAACTACTACATGGACCTTATCCCCTCTTTCAGATATCTGTCTCGGCACATCCCGAACAACATCGCCCATACCTCCTGCTTTACAATTGTACAATCCATCATTTTCAGCAGCAACAAAAAGAAAGTTATTCATTTAGGTGTATTAATTTGATTAGTAATCGGTTGGTCTAAAAAGGTAAGTAAAGTTTAGCTCAGAGCCAAAAAAAGCCTTTCAAAGAAAGGCTTTTGCAAAGGTTCAAATCTTATTGATTTACTTTAAAAGCTTTCTCCTGCGGATAATAAGCCGTACTACCTAATTCTTCCTCGATACGAAGTAATTGGTTGTATTTTGCCATTCTATCTGAACGTGAAGCTGAACCAGTTTTTATCTGACCTGTGTTTAATGCCACCGCCAAATCCGCAATGGTATTATCTTCAGTTTCACCAGAACGATGAGACATCACTGAAGTAAAACCAGCATCTTTAGCCATGTTTACAGCTGCTATGGTTTCAGTCAATGAACCGATTTGGTTCACTTTTATCAATATAGAGTTCGCAATACCATTTTCTATACCTCTAGATAAACGCTCTACATTGGTCACGTAAAGATCATCACCAACCAATTGTACTTTATCCCCAATCATCTCCGTCAAAACTTTCCAACCGTCCCAATCATTTTCATCCATACCGTCTTCTATGGAAATAATGGGATACTTAGCACAAAGTTCAGCAAGATATTTTGCCTGTTCCTCGGAAGAACGTACAGCTCCTTTATCCCCTTCGAACAAGGTGTAATCATATTTACCGTTTTCGTAAAATTCTGCTGCAGCACAATCTAAAGCAATTTTTACTTCATCTCCGAATTTGTAACCGGCATTTTCTACCGCTTTTCCAATAGTCTCAATAGCATCTTCTGTTCCGTCCAATGTAGGAGCAAATCCTCCTTCATCACCAACAGCAGTACTTAAGCCTCTATCATGTAAAACTTTTTTAAGATTATGGAAAATCTCAGTTCCCATTTGCATAGCATGAGAAAAGTTTTTAGCCTTTATTGGCATCACCATAAATTCCTGAAAAGCTATTGGCGCATCTGAATGCGAACCTCCATTGATTATATTCATCATTGGCACTGGCAATGTATTTGCACTTACACCACCAACATATCTGAACAATGATATTCCAAGTTCATTGGCCGCGGCTTTTGCTGCTGCCAAGGAAACTCCAAGGATAGCATTTGCGCCTAGCTTGGATTTATTGGGAGTCCCATCCAAATCAATCATTGTTTGATCAATTAGGTTCTGCTCAAAAACAGACATTCCCAATATTTCTTCTGCGATTAGGGAATTCACATTATTAACAGCCTTACTAACACCTTTACCCATGAAAGTATTACCACCGTCTCTAAGTTCAACAGCTTCGTGTTCTCCAGTAGAAGCACCAGAAGGAACCGCTGCTCTACCCATTATACCATTTTCTGTGATTACATCAACTTCTACCGTTGGATTGCCTCGAGAATCCAAAATCTGTCTCGCGTGCACACTAATAATAACACTCATATAATTTGCTTTTAGTATTGATTTTTTCAAAGTACAAAGATACGAAACAACCAAATTATAAGGTGCAATCACACCATATATTCACATTAAATTTGTGATAATCTAAACTTTGACTTTCTGGTTTGCGGAATTCTTGATCAAATTTAAAAACTCATCAAAAAGATACTCAGAATCGTGCGGTCCAGGACTTGCTTCAGGATGGTATTGTACAGAAAAAACATCTTTATTCTTCAACCTAATACCTGCAACAGTATTGTCATTTAAATGAACATGTGTTATCTCTATATCAGGATTAGCTTCAGTCTCTTCCCTATTAATTGCAAAACCATGGTTCTGAGAAGTAATTTCACCCTTTCCAGTTTTTAGATTCATAATTGGGTGATTTATTCCTCTATGCCCATTATGCATTTTATAGGTAGATACCCCATTGGCCAATGCGATAACTTGGTGGCCCAAACATATTCCAAAAAGAGGCTTATCACTGCTAATGATATCCTTTGCAGTATTTATCGAAGCATTCAATGGTTCTGGATCCCCAGGCCCGTTCGAAATAAAATAACCATCAGGATTCCATTCTTGCATTTCATCAAATGTAGCATTGTAAGGGAAAACCTTAATGTAACAATCTCTTTTGGCAATATTTCGAAGAATATTCAATTTTATACCAATGTCAAGAGCTGACACTTTATAAGTTGCATTCTCTTCCCCATAATAGTACGGTTCTTTTGTAGATACCTTAGAAGCAAGTTCTAAACCTTTCATACTAGGTAGCTTCGCTAATTCAGTTTTTAGATTTTCAATGTTGTCCACATCAGTAGAAATAACCGCATTCATAGCTCCATTATCTCTTATATAAGACACCAAAGCCCGTGTATCAACATCTGAAATTGCGAGCGTATTGCTTTTATTCAAAAAATCCAATAAGCTTGAATCGGCATCAGGTCGTGAATATTCATAACTAAAATTCTTGCAAATTAATCCAGCAATTTTTACTGTTTGTGATTCAACCTCACCTTCATTGGTCCCATAGTTCCCAATATGTGCGTTTGTAGCAACCATTAATTGCCCAAAATAGGACGGGTCTGTAAAAATCTCCTGGTACCCGGTCATACCAGTATTGAAACATACCTCACCAAATGATGTCCCCTCTTTTCCGCCTACAGCTTTACCATAGAAAATTGTGCCGTCAGCTAGTAAAAGAACGGCACGTTTTTTAGATTGATACTTCATATTCTATTCTCAATAATTAAATTTCACAAATAAACATAAAAAAAGGATAAACTGTAAAGCTTATCCTTTCGTAAATATTATTAGTTAATAACATTTTATTCTTCTGAATCATCTGATTTACTATCAGCCACAGCTACTGGTGGAGTTTCTG contains:
- a CDS encoding dimethylarginine dimethylaminohydrolase family protein → MLHLNINDETSKLKAVVLGTAKESGGMPLPEEAYDPKSLEHILAGTYPAEEDMINEMEAFAEVFEKHGVDVFRPEVLSDCNQIFSRDIAFVIDDKLIKANILPDREEEFEAILHVLDRIDPEKILYPPDEVHIEGGDVMPWNDHIFIGTYTGKDYPDYITARTNWQGVEYIKKMFPKKIVKSFELRKSITNAKENALHLDCCFQPIGTNKAIMHKNGFLVEEEYEWLLNYFGQENVFEITADEMYQMCSNVFSIAPNVVVSERNFTRLNTWLREQGFVVEEIPYSEISKQGGLLRCSTMPLIRE
- a CDS encoding citrate synthase translates to MSDKATLEYNGKKYEFPVIKGSEDELAIDIKTLRSTTGMITIDPGYKNTGSCESAITFLDGEKGMLRYRGYSIEELAEKADFLEVVYLLIFGELPNKEQLTSFHNDIKAESHVDEEMKKILDGFPKSAHPMGVLSSLTSALIAFNPTSVNVSSEKEMYHAMVRILGKFPVLVAWTMRKKKGLPLDYGDDSLGYVENLHKMMFKKPNKEYEKNKIVIDALDKLLILHADHEQNCSTSTVRITGSSHAGLFVSLSAGISALWGPLHGGANQAVLEMLEAIAEDGGDTEKYMAKAKDKSDPFRLMGFGHRVYKNFDPRARIIKKAADEVLEDLGVDDPILEVAKGLEKVALEDPYFVERKLYPNVDFYSGIIYRALGIPVEMFTVMFAMGRLPGWMAHWREMRLRNEPIGRPRQVFIGETTRPFVPLNKR
- a CDS encoding glycogen synthase; this translates as MNNFLFVAAENDGLYNCKAGGMGDVVRDVPRQISERGDKVHVVVPAYSRLHKGGILKAKLNFGLRGTTYTAELYEVIPKKEFKNVHHYVIHHPEIEGGEIAKIYHDNPVEPFFTDFVKYVIFCTAVAEAIKHGEFGKLDIVHMHDWHSSLLLFLKTFHPKYKSLRKMRFVYSIHNLAIQGIRPLENNYASVRNWFPDIPFDSKGLMDYRYQDCINLMAVGIRYADAVHTVSPSYMEDVLLPSEPPEFIGGEGLEKDLQKAANEGRLFGILNGSNYSNINEESTGMIYRNTVLALFQWLQDETKKYKSDFLAHTGEKIIKYIIEGRPSFIASSVARLTEQKFYFIKRSPDAFVEILKKLDKVNGIFMLLGTGAPEYEDLFRKISYENKNFIFTNGQSESLIDSMYLESDLYFMPSLFEPCGISQMLAMRNGVPCLVHHTGGLKDTVEHMKTGFSFDGATYEEKIKNMTTSFDLILDIYKNDKPKWKKIQGNAKKMRFTWKKSVDAYYKQLYSFSS
- the eno gene encoding phosphopyruvate hydratase, which encodes MSVIISVHARQILDSRGNPTVEVDVITENGIMGRAAVPSGASTGEHEAVELRDGGNTFMGKGVSKAVNNVNSLIAEEILGMSVFEQNLIDQTMIDLDGTPNKSKLGANAILGVSLAAAKAAANELGISLFRYVGGVSANTLPVPMMNIINGGSHSDAPIAFQEFMVMPIKAKNFSHAMQMGTEIFHNLKKVLHDRGLSTAVGDEGGFAPTLDGTEDAIETIGKAVENAGYKFGDEVKIALDCAAAEFYENGKYDYTLFEGDKGAVRSSEEQAKYLAELCAKYPIISIEDGMDENDWDGWKVLTEMIGDKVQLVGDDLYVTNVERLSRGIENGIANSILIKVNQIGSLTETIAAVNMAKDAGFTSVMSHRSGETEDNTIADLAVALNTGQIKTGSASRSDRMAKYNQLLRIEEELGSTAYYPQEKAFKVNQ
- the carA gene encoding glutamine-hydrolyzing carbamoyl-phosphate synthase small subunit translates to MKYQSKKRAVLLLADGTIFYGKAVGGKEGTSFGEVCFNTGMTGYQEIFTDPSYFGQLMVATNAHIGNYGTNEGEVESQTVKIAGLICKNFSYEYSRPDADSSLLDFLNKSNTLAISDVDTRALVSYIRDNGAMNAVISTDVDNIENLKTELAKLPSMKGLELASKVSTKEPYYYGEENATYKVSALDIGIKLNILRNIAKRDCYIKVFPYNATFDEMQEWNPDGYFISNGPGDPEPLNASINTAKDIISSDKPLFGICLGHQVIALANGVSTYKMHNGHRGINHPIMNLKTGKGEITSQNHGFAINREETEANPDIEITHVHLNDNTVAGIRLKNKDVFSVQYHPEASPGPHDSEYLFDEFLNLIKNSANQKVKV